From one Mytilus edulis chromosome 1, xbMytEdul2.2, whole genome shotgun sequence genomic stretch:
- the LOC139499284 gene encoding hepatocyte growth factor-like isoform X1 codes for MTATCMSAVFNSTTMHCGLYREYQSASNSSSQEEQLILQRDVSTTTAVAVESGTTDGTHESDMSTTKQTTSSTENGDTSTVTNIITSKATKEASTSTGKSTILTTEATTISSQQKIWTILGDVSTTTAVAVESGTTDGTHESDMSTTKQTTTSSTEIGDTSNVTYRITSKATKEASTSTGNTTILTTEATTISSQQKNWTILGADDCYWTTSSEYSGTISYTTGGIPCQYWNTDNPHHRYYLPIDTTAHDTNYCRETNHFEGCPVCYTSDPAVNWDYCYIVKCDACGVDERLPVVPTDTTSLFHVGKFIGMVFTCVTLTAGTSVDHCPVSQCGSDDQWTTDYSVSCTDEDCYTNSTTYQGKVTCTVTGITCDVWKSANGAMPAGPDKNTNYCRDPDNTGAPWCYTTDSNVRWEYCPIPKCE; via the exons ATGACAGCTACCTGTATGTCAGCAGTCTTCAACAGTACAACAATGCATTGTGGGTTGTATCGTGAATATCAATCTGCCAGTAACAGCTCATCCCAAGAGGAACAACTGATCTTGCAAAGAG ACGTGTCTACAACAACAGCGGTCGCTGTAGAATCCGGAACAACTGACGGGACACATGAATCAGATATGTCAACCACAAAACAGACAACATCTTCTACAGAGAATGGTGACACATCGACCGTCACAAATATAATTACCAGCAAGGCAACGAAAGAAGCCTCTACCTCAACAGGAAAAAGCACAATACTAACAACAGAAGCGACGACAATTTCGTCACAACAAAAGATTTGGACAATTCTTGGAG ACGTGTCTACAACAACAGCGGTCGCTGTAGAATCCGGAACAACTGACGGGACACATGAATCAGATATGTCAACCACAAAACAGACAACAACATCTTCTACAGAGATTGGTGACACATCGAACGTCACATATAGAATTACCAGCAAGGCAACGAAAGAAGCCTCTACCTCAACAGGAAACACTACAATACTAACAACAGAAGCGACGACAATTTCGTCACAACAAAAGAACTGGACAATTCTTGGAG CGGATGATTGCTATTGGACAACCAGTTCGGAATATAGTGGTACAATCAGTTATACAACCGGCGGTATCCCGTGTCAGTACTGGAACACCGATAATCCACATCACAGGTACTATTTACCTATAGACACAACAGCACATGACACAAACTACTGCAGAGAAACAAATCACTTCGAAGGTTGTCCCGTGTGTTACACTTCTGATCCAGCTGTGAACTGGGATTATTGTTACATCGTGAAAT GTGATGCTTGCGGTGTGGATGAAAGACTCCCTGTGGTACCGACTGATACAACATCCCTCTTCCATGTTGGGAAATTTATCGGAATGGTGTTCACATGTGTTACACTGACAGCGGGAACTTCTGTAGATCATTGTCCCGTATCTCAGTGTGGTTCGGATGATCAGTGGACTACTGACTATTCTGTTTCATGCACAG ATGAAGATTGTTACACTAATAGCACTACATATCAAGGAAAAGTCACCTGTACGGTTACTGGTATAACATGCGACGTCTGGAAATCTGCCAATGGTGCAATGCCAGCAGGTCCAGATAAGAATACAAATTATTGTAGAGATCCAGACAATACAGGAGCTCCTTGGTGTTATACTACTGATTCAAATGTACGCTGGGAATACTGCCCAATACCGAAATGTGAATAA
- the LOC139499284 gene encoding plasminogen-like isoform X2 yields MSTTKQTTSSTENGDTSTVTNIITSKATKEASTSTGKSTILTTEATTISSQQKIWTILGDVSTTTAVAVESGTTDGTHESDMSTTKQTTTSSTEIGDTSNVTYRITSKATKEASTSTGNTTILTTEATTISSQQKNWTILGADDCYWTTSSEYSGTISYTTGGIPCQYWNTDNPHHRYYLPIDTTAHDTNYCRETNHFEGCPVCYTSDPAVNWDYCYIVKCDACGVDERLPVVPTDTTSLFHVGKFIGMVFTCVTLTAGTSVDHCPVSQCGSDDQWTTDYSVSCTDEDCYTNSTTYQGKVTCTVTGITCDVWKSANGAMPAGPDKNTNYCRDPDNTGAPWCYTTDSNVRWEYCPIPKCE; encoded by the exons ATGTCAACCACAAAACAGACAACATCTTCTACAGAGAATGGTGACACATCGACCGTCACAAATATAATTACCAGCAAGGCAACGAAAGAAGCCTCTACCTCAACAGGAAAAAGCACAATACTAACAACAGAAGCGACGACAATTTCGTCACAACAAAAGATTTGGACAATTCTTGGAG ACGTGTCTACAACAACAGCGGTCGCTGTAGAATCCGGAACAACTGACGGGACACATGAATCAGATATGTCAACCACAAAACAGACAACAACATCTTCTACAGAGATTGGTGACACATCGAACGTCACATATAGAATTACCAGCAAGGCAACGAAAGAAGCCTCTACCTCAACAGGAAACACTACAATACTAACAACAGAAGCGACGACAATTTCGTCACAACAAAAGAACTGGACAATTCTTGGAG CGGATGATTGCTATTGGACAACCAGTTCGGAATATAGTGGTACAATCAGTTATACAACCGGCGGTATCCCGTGTCAGTACTGGAACACCGATAATCCACATCACAGGTACTATTTACCTATAGACACAACAGCACATGACACAAACTACTGCAGAGAAACAAATCACTTCGAAGGTTGTCCCGTGTGTTACACTTCTGATCCAGCTGTGAACTGGGATTATTGTTACATCGTGAAAT GTGATGCTTGCGGTGTGGATGAAAGACTCCCTGTGGTACCGACTGATACAACATCCCTCTTCCATGTTGGGAAATTTATCGGAATGGTGTTCACATGTGTTACACTGACAGCGGGAACTTCTGTAGATCATTGTCCCGTATCTCAGTGTGGTTCGGATGATCAGTGGACTACTGACTATTCTGTTTCATGCACAG ATGAAGATTGTTACACTAATAGCACTACATATCAAGGAAAAGTCACCTGTACGGTTACTGGTATAACATGCGACGTCTGGAAATCTGCCAATGGTGCAATGCCAGCAGGTCCAGATAAGAATACAAATTATTGTAGAGATCCAGACAATACAGGAGCTCCTTGGTGTTATACTACTGATTCAAATGTACGCTGGGAATACTGCCCAATACCGAAATGTGAATAA